Below is a genomic region from Pectobacterium polaris.
TGTTACAGACAGGGCGTTGAACCATTGTGATTTGTTCTGTAATGAATGAGAAAACAGTGATTATCGTCCCTCCCAGTATCTACTATGTCGCGAAATAGCGTTGGCGTAAATACCAACATCTCATGACTTAACCTTAAGTATAGCTATACCATGCTGGTTACGGTTACGTCATTCTATATATGACTATAGCAAAAGTGTTCGTAAAGTTCGCGGATAATAGGTAAGGTTTTCACTGCTATTTATTTTGATTAATTCTCAGAATTTTTGTTGTAACAATGAGCATAGAATAAACTCGGCTGCTGATTATTTAATTATTTCTATCTGAAAATATGAGAAATGGCAGAAGGAATGCGAAGAGATTACTCAACGGATAAGGGGTGTTGGTATGCGTTATCTTATTGTTTCAGCAGTTTTTTCATGCGAATCATCCCGTACAGCCTTGTTAGCGTCATAACACTGACTGTATCGGGATGGATGCGAGAAAGATTAACCTTTTTTCTTTTTCCCGCCTTGCACAGCCTTAAAGCGCGGGTTGGATTTGCATATAACGTAAACGCGCCCGCGACGGCGGACCACAATACAATCTTTATGACGATTCTTTGCTGAACGTAGCGAACTAAGCACCTGCATTTAATAGCCCTCTCTGATTACTTGAAGAAGTTCCCAAAACGCTGCTGGAAGCGCGCTGTGCTGCCTTCTTTGGAATATTCTTTTTGCTTCCCGGTGTAATAGGGATGCGATGCCGAAGAAACGTCAATGGTGACGTAAGGGTAACTGGTACCCTCAAGCTCAATGGTTCGATCGGTTTTAATGGTTGACCCAGTCCTGTAATAGACATCCGCGCTGGTATCATGAAATACCACTGTGCGATAGTCAGGATGAATACCCGCTTTCATAGCTGCCTCTGATTGTTATGTTATAACATATCTATTATGTTGCGCTTTTTTAGCATCAGGATCAACTATTATGTTGCGGTAGACGTCAGCATTCTCTAAGCCACTATAGAGACGACTAACCTGAGCCAAACAGCGCATAGTGCTGCTTAGCTCAGGTTAGTCATAGGACTGGGGCAGGGGCGTAAAAAAGGCCGCTAAGCGGCCTTTTAGAGTATATCGGAGGGATTCGGTCTTAGTGCGCTGTTGTGTCGTCGACTTTCTTGCCGAAGCGACGGCGGACAACAACAAAGAACACAGGAACGAAGAAGATAGCCAGCACGGTTGCGGTAATCATACCGCCCATTACGCCAGTACCAACGGCGTTCTGTGCACCGGAACCGGCACCACTACTGATAACCAACGGCATAACACCGAGGATAAAGGCAAGTGATGTCATCAGGATTGGACGCAAACGCATACGAACGGCATCAAGCGTTGCTTCAATCAGTCCTTTCCCTTCTTTCTCCATCAGATCTTTAGCAAATTCGACAATCAATATGGCGTTCTTCGCCGATAGCCCTATGGTTGTCAGCAGGCCCACCTTAAAGTAAACGTCGTTTTCAAGACCTGTCATATTCGCCGCAATCAACGCACCGATGATCCCCAATGGAACCACCAGCATGACGGAGAACGGGATTGACCAGCTCTCATAAAGCGCTGCCAGACACAGGAACACGACAATCAGTGAAATGGCATAGATTGCCGGTGCCTGGTTGCCTGATAACCGCTCTTGATAGGACATACCCGTCCATTCGTAGCCAATACCCTGCGGCAATTGGGTGACGAACTCTTCCATTAGTGCCATGGCTTCACCGGTACTCTTACCTGGCGCGGCTTCACCTTGGATCTGCATGGATGGTTGGCCGTTATAACGTTCCAGACGCGGTGAACCATATTCCCAGTGGCTCTGCGTGAATGCAGAGAATGGCACCATTTGTCCGTTGCTACCGCGGATGTACCAGTTTTTGATGTCATCCGGCAACATACGGAAAGGCGCATCGGCCTGAACGTAAACTTTCTTCACGCGACCGCGATCGATAAAGTCATTTACATAAGAACCACCCAGCGTGGTTGCCAATGTTGAACTGATATCCGACAGTGACACACCAAGCGCCTGTGCTTTTTCCTGATCGATATCGAGACGGAACTGCGGTGTATCCTCCATCCCGTTAGGACGAACTTGCACCAGCGTATCAGGACGTTGTGCCGCCATGCCCAGCAGTTGGTTACGTGCTTCCGTCAGTTTTGCGTGCCCAAGGTTAGCTTGGTCAATCAACTGGAAGTCGAAACCTGTTGCGGTACCCAGTTCGATAATCGCAGGAAGGTTGACTGCGAAAACCATCGCTTCTTTATACTGGCTAAAGGCTGCGTTTGCTCGGCCTGCAATCGCCAGAACTTTATTTTCTTTGCCGCTTCGTTCACTCCAGTCACTCAGGCTGGCGAAAGCCAGACCGGCATTCTGCCCACGACCAGAGAACCCGAAGCCGGTCACGGTAAACACAGACTTGACGTTACCTTTCTCATTGTCGAGATAGTATTGCGTCATTCTGTCCATGATTTTCTGCGTATTTTCCTGCGTCGCACCGGAAGGCAACTGAACAATGTTCAGGAGAACCCCTTGGTCTTCGTCTGGCAGGAAGGACGCTGGCAAACGTAAGAACAACACCGCCAGTCCCACAACAATCAGCAGATAGATGACCAGATAACGACCCGTGCTGCGCAGGATATTTGCCACGCTATCGGTGTAGTGATGGGTACTTTTCTCGAACAGTCTGTTGAACCAGCCGAAGAAGCCTTTCTTCTCACCGTGATCGCCTTTGGCAATCGGTTTTAACAGCGTTGCACAAAGCGCAGGTGTCAAAATCAATGCAACCAGAACCGACAGCACCATTGCAGAAACGATAGTGATGGAGAACTGGCGGTAGATTGCCCCTGTCGAACCACCGGTAAACGCCATTGGGACGAATACCGCGGACAGGACCAGTGCAATACCGACCAACGCACCTTGGATCTGCTCCATGGAGCGTTTTGTCGCTTCTTTAGGCGGCAGGCCTTCTTCCGCCATGACACGTTCCACGTTTTCCACGACGACGATGGCGTCATCCACCAGAAGCCCGATGGCGAGAACCATCGCGAACATCGTCAAGGTGTTAATGGAATAACCAAACGCGGAGAGGATAGCAAACGTCCCCAGCAAGACGACCGGTACCGCGATGGTTGGGATCAGCGTGGCACGGAAGTTCTGCAAGAACAGATACATAACCAGGAATACCAGTACGACGGCTTCTACCAGTGTTTTCACTACTTCGTTGATCGAGATTTTAACGAAGGGCGTTGTATCATACGGGTAAACCACTTTCATGCCAGAAGGGAAGAACTCTTCCAGTTTTGTTAGTGAGTTTTTTACGGCAGTCGCGGTATCCAGCGCATTCGCGCCTGTCGCCAGCTTGATACCGATACCAGCAGCGGGCTGACCATTGTAACGTGCAATCGTGTCATAGCTTTCTGCGCCCAATTCAACGCGGGCAACGTCTTTAAGACGAACCTGAGAGCCGTCAGCGTTAACCTTCAGCAGGATTTTAGAAAACTCTTCTGCTGAGTTCAGTCGGGTCTGCGCAATGATCGAGGCGTTCAACTGTTGGCCGGGAACGGGTGGTGCTCCCCCCAGTTGTCCTGCTGCGATCTGGTTGTTTTGGACTCTGATTGCTGCGGTGACATCACCTGAAGTTAACTGATAGTTGTTCAGTTTGTTTGGATCCAGCCAGATACGCATCGCGTACTGAGCACCAAACAGCTGCGCGTCACCTACGCCGGATGTACGGCTGATAGGATCTTTAACGTTAGCAGCCACGTAGTCAGCGATATCTTCCTGCGACATTTTACCGTCTTCACTGATGAAGGCGGCAACCATGAGGAAGCTGCTACTTGATTTCTGAACGTTAACCCCTTGCTGCTGAACTTCCTGCGGCAGCAGCGGCATGGCCAGTTGCAGTTTGTTCTGCACCTGAACCTGCGCGATGTCCGCGTCCGTACCTGCGTCAAAGGTCAGCGTAATCTGCACTGTACCTGAAGAGTCACTGCTTGATGACATGTACATCAGGTTATCGATACCGTTCATATTCTGTTCGATAACCTGCGTCACGGAATCTTGCAGCGTTGATGCATCGGCCCCTGGATAATTTGCTGTTACTTCAATCGCAGGTGGTGCGATCGTTGGATACTGGGCAATAGGTAATTTAACAATTGCCAGCAACCCCGTCAGCATCACCATGATGGCGAGCACCCATGCAAAAATGGGTCGATCTATAAAAAACTTAGCCATGAATTATACCGGCTCCTGTTAGAACGTCTTAAGACTTCGCGGGTTCTGCTGACGCTTGCGGCGTCTGCTGATTTTCTGAAGCGACTTCTTTAGTTTTCACCTGCGCACCGGGTCTGATTTTTTGCAGACCAGTGACGATAACGCGATCGCCCGCTTTCAAGCCTTCGGTAACTAACCATTTGTCACCAACTGCCTTACTCGTTTTAAGCGTGCGGGGTTCTACTTTATCGCCTTCCCCAACCACCATTGCCGTGGCCTGACCACGTGGATCGCGGGTAACACCTTGCTGAGGAACTAACAAGGCTGTTGGGTTTACGCCGGAATCGAGGCGAGCGCGTACAAACATTCCGGGAAGGAGGTTGTGCTGTGGGTTCGGGAAAATAGCGCGCAGTGTGATAGAACCGGTGGTTTCGTCTACCGTGACATCAGAGAATTCTAATGTACCTGCCTCAGTATATTCAGTACCGTTTTCCAACAGCAGGCGGACATTGGCTTTGCCTTCACTTTGTTTCAGCGTTCCGTTTTCCAGCTCTTTCTTCAGTTGCAGGAAATCGTTGCTGGACTGCGTGACGTCAACATAGATCGGATCAAGCTGCTGCACGGTCGTTAATGCCGTTGCCTGTCCGGTTGCTACCAATGCGCCTTCCGTTACCGTAGATTTACCTACACGGCCTTCGATTGGCGAATTGACTTTGGTGTAAGCCAGATTGATTTGTGCGGTGTCCACTGCCGCTTTGGCAGCCTGAACCGCGGCATCAGCCTGACGGGACGTAGCGACAGCCTGATCGTAATCCTGCTTGCTGACGTAGTTGGTGCCCAGCAGCGGCTTATAGCGATTAACGGTCAAGCGGGCAATTTCTGCCTGAGCCTGAGCCTGAGCGAGTGAACCTTTGGCGCTGTTGTAGCTTGCCTGATATGTCGCAGGATCGATCTGATACAGCGATGCACCAGCTTTGACGTCAGATCCTTCAACGAAGTTGCGTTTGAGGATAATCCCGCCAACCTGTGGGCGAACCTCAGCAATGCGGTAAGCACTTGTACGGCCCGGCAGTTCGGTCATGACATTCAGTGCTTCCGTTTTCAACGTAACAATACCCACTTCAGGCATCTGCTGCTGTGCGCCGCCTTGTTGATTATTGCCGCTATCACATCCTGCGAGCATTAAGCCGCCGGAAAGCATCAGAACTGCCGCCAGAGGCGTTAGCCCTCTGTTTTTGTTCATAGATAAACCTCAAGTGTCCGATTTGAAATTGACCAATGGATCACAAGCTCAAAAACCCATTGCTGCTATAGTCTTATGTTCGTGCTATGTTACATACATACTTGAATGTATGTAAATCTCACTTTCCTTCAAATACAGCGATATGGCACGAAAAACCAAATTATCATGGCACGAAAAACCAAAAAACAGGCTCAGGAAACCCGGCAACAGATACTGGATACTGCGTTAAGAGTATTCTCTGAGCATGGTGTGTCTGCGACTTCATTGTCTGACATTGCGACTGCTGCTGGTGTGACTCGCGGTGCTATTTATTGGCATTTTAAGAACAAAGCCGAAATCTTTGATGAGATCTGGGCGTTAGCAGAGTCAAAGATCAGTGAGTTTGAAATAGAGTATCAGACAAAATTTCCTGATAATCCACTCCGCGTGATGCGTGAACTATTGATTTATATGCTGCGTTTAACCGTTAATGATACGCATTGGCGATCTATTATGGAGATCGCTTTTCACAAATGTGAGTTTGTCGGTGAAATGTTGCAATCGTACAATGCGCGCAAAGAGCTTTACCTCTCCTGTTATGTCGATATTGAAGAGAATCTGATTGAGTGCATCCGTCTGGGAATGTTGCCGACGGATATTCATCCTCGTCGTGCGGCGATTGCGCTGCGTGCCTATTTTTCTGGCGTGATGGAGAACTGGCTATTTCTGCCGGAAAGTTTCGATCTCGATCAGGAAGCCCCATCGCTAGTAGATGCCTTTATCGATATGTTGCATTTTAGCCTGGCGCTCCGTAAACCCACCGAGTAAGCGATTGATCGACGGCGCTAACACCCGTTGCCTTTACGTGCTGAGTTATTTTGTCTTAGGCAGAGGATTTAGCGTCACCCTCTTCTTGTGAGATCTTCTTTTCAAAATCGGTGCGCACAATCTCCAATGCGGCCAGCGCGATACGCGGTTCGATCTGGTTTTCTTCCAGCAGCATAATCAAATCGACCGCCAGCTTGACGTCGGGTGGGGCGTTTTCAAGTGACATGAAGCGGTTCCTCTTTTTTCTCGGCGAAGCCGCCGCGCTATAGTCCTTGCTCTCGGCGTTCTATCTGACGCTCCAGTCGCGATAACGCCTGACGGCAGCGTGATAGCCTTCCTTCCAGCGCCGCCAGCTCTTTTTGTAATCGCTGTTGCTCGCTGAAGAGCGTCTGCGTGGTGAGCAAGCTTTCTCTATCCTGAATCATGGAAAGCAAACGGCGCTCATAATCCTGATGTTCCGCCAGCTTGTGATACACATCTTCCGGCTGTGGGGCTGTATTTTGCTCCTGCCTGCGTAATGACTGCGTCGCCAGTTCACGCTGCAGTGCGGCTATCTGGCTGACCAATTTTTCTGCCAGAAACGCCACGCGATCGGTGCGCTGCTCTGCGACTAACTGCTTTATTGCGTGCAGGTTTTGTTCAACTTCGGCGCGATAGTCACGTAGCCGGGTACCGTAGCTGCTAAAAAGCTGACGATCAAAGCGCGATTGCGGCACAGCTTTATCCGCCAGCGGTTCAAGCTCTTTCGCCAGCGTGTTAATTTGTTGTTCAAGTGCCTGCAGCAATCGATGCGTGTTCACTTTTATCCCTTACGGTGAGGCTGATGATTCAGCGAATCGGTGCTTGGTAGGTCGACACTGTGAGTCTACATCGCCTTAATACACTGTATGAGGATATCTTAACTAATTCATCGGGCAAGGTGGTGATAAAGTGTGATAGACATTGTCGTAGACAACGCATATTGAGTAGACAACACATAGTTGTAGTGAACAGAGCATAAAGGTGAATATGTATCGCGTGTTGCTGATGATATTGGGGTGGGTTTCCGTTGTGCTGGCAACGCTGGGTGTCGTGTTACCTTTATTACCGACAACGCCTTTCTTGCTACTGGCCGCCTGGTGTTTTGCCCGCTCGTCCCCGCGTTTCCATGACTGGTTACTGTACCGTTCTTGGTTTGGCAGCTATCTGCGCCATTGGCAGCAACATCGGGCGTTGCCGCCGGGTGCAAAATGGAAGGCTGTCACCATGATTCTGTTAACGTTCGCGCTTTCGCTCTGGCTGGTTAAGCTCGTTTGGGTCAGGATTTTGCTGTTGGCCATTTTGGCTATTTTACTGACCTTCATGCTTCGTTTACCCGTGGTTGATCCAGAACAACAAACGCAGAGCGCGAATCCGAAAAGATAGTGTAAGCGGTGGCCTCTGTGACGGACAGACAAAAAATACACACCCAGAGTGCGGGTGGTTGCATTTATCCGTCACTTTGACTAGATTTGACCGTTTTCGTGCACGGGTCGCCATTTTTCCTCTTTGTCATAATGCCTATTCATCGCATCATGCGATGATGAAAGCCTTGTGGCGACCGGCATTGGTATGTTCAGAACGTTTTATCAGGCACAACTATGACGACCGTAACAGCGCAGCAGGCAGAATTAATTAAAAACAGTATCAAAAGCATCCCCGATTATCCTAAGCCGGGCATACTGTTCCGTGATGTCACCAGCCTGCTGGAAGATCCTGTGGCCTATGCGGCCAGTATTGAGATGCTGGCAAACCGTTACCGCAACACCGGTGTGACGAAAGTTGTCGGGACGGAAGCGCGTGGTTTCCTGTTTGGCGCCCCAGTTGCGTTGGCGCTGGGTGTGGGTTTTGTTCCCGTGCGTAAACCTGGCAAGCTGCCACGTCCGACTATCAGTGAAAGCTATGAGCTGGAATACGGTTCAGATACGCTGGAAATTCATGCAGATGCAATCTCCGCTGGCGATAATGTGCTGGTGATCGACGATCTGCTGGCAACCGGCGGTACGCTCGAAGCGACGGTAAAATTGATCCGTCGTCTGGGTGGTTCGGTCAATGATGCCGCTTTTATCATCAATTTGTTCGATCTGGGCGGCGAGCAACGCCTGACCGAGATGGGTGTAACCTGCTATAGCCTGGTTGACTTCCCCGGACATTAATCATAACAGTCTCGCCGATAGCGGCGTGGCTGTGTTAGCATGATCGCCTCAATAACTCGACTGTTGCGGTATTGATGAGCTATCAGGTTCTTGCCCGTAAGTGGCGTCCCCAAACCTTTACCCATGTTGTCGGTCAGGAGCATGTCCTGACCGCGTTGGCTAACGGCCTTTCCCTAGGCAGAATTCATCACGCGTATTTGTTTTCTGGCACCCGCGGTGTCGGGAAAACGTCGATTGCCCGTTTGCTGGCAAAAGGGCTGAATTGCGAACAGGGCGTGACGGCAACGCCTTGTGGTCAGTGTGATAACTGCCGCGAAATCGAACAGGGCCGTTTTGTCGATTTGATCGAAATCGATGCGGCGTCTCGCACTAAAGTCGAAGACACGCGCGATCTGTTGGATAATGTGCAGTACGCCCCCGCTCGTGGGCGATTCAAGGTGTACTTGATCGACGAAGTGCACATGCTATCGCGCCACAGCTTTAATGCGCTGCTGAAAACGCTGGAAGAACCGCCTCCGCACGTGAAATTCTTGCTGGCGACCACCGATCCGCAAAAACTGCCCGTGACCATTCTGTCGCGCTGCCTGCAATTTCACCTCAAAGCGCTGGATGTCGAACAGATTCGTGCGCATCTGGAACAGGTATTACAGGCAGAAAATCTCGTCAGTGAGCCACGTGCGCTACAGCTTCTGGCTCGTGCTGCTGATGGGAGCTTGCGTGATGCGCTGAGTCTGACCGATCAGGCTATTGCTATGGGGCAAGGGCAGGTGACGACGGATTCCGTCAGCCACATGCTGGGCACGCTGGACGATGAGCAACCGCTAGCACTTATTGAAGCGCTGGCGAAAGGCGATGGGGCACAGGTCATGTCGCTATTAGACCAGGTCGCGGCACGAGGTGTGGACTGGGAATCACTGTTGGTAGAAACTCAGACGCTGTTGCATCGTATTGCGATGGTTCAACTGCTGCCTGCTGCGCTGGGTGATGATTACGCTGCGGTTGAAGCCCGTATGCGCGAGTTGGCACGTGCGCTGCCGCCAGCGGACGTGCAGCTTTACTACCAGACGATGCTCATTGGCCGTAAAGAACTGCCTTTTGCGCCCGATCGCCGCATGGGCGTTGAAATGACGCTACTGAGAGCATTGGCGTTTCACC
It encodes:
- a CDS encoding DUF454 family protein; its protein translation is MYRVLLMILGWVSVVLATLGVVLPLLPTTPFLLLAAWCFARSSPRFHDWLLYRSWFGSYLRHWQQHRALPPGAKWKAVTMILLTFALSLWLVKLVWVRILLLAILAILLTFMLRLPVVDPEQQTQSANPKR
- the ykgO gene encoding type B 50S ribosomal protein L36, giving the protein MQVLSSLRSAKNRHKDCIVVRRRGRVYVICKSNPRFKAVQGGKKKKG
- the priC gene encoding primosomal replication protein PriC encodes the protein MNTHRLLQALEQQINTLAKELEPLADKAVPQSRFDRQLFSSYGTRLRDYRAEVEQNLHAIKQLVAEQRTDRVAFLAEKLVSQIAALQRELATQSLRRQEQNTAPQPEDVYHKLAEHQDYERRLLSMIQDRESLLTTQTLFSEQQRLQKELAALEGRLSRCRQALSRLERQIERREQGL
- the acrR gene encoding multidrug efflux transporter transcriptional repressor AcrR, which gives rise to MARKTKKQAQETRQQILDTALRVFSEHGVSATSLSDIATAAGVTRGAIYWHFKNKAEIFDEIWALAESKISEFEIEYQTKFPDNPLRVMRELLIYMLRLTVNDTHWRSIMEIAFHKCEFVGEMLQSYNARKELYLSCYVDIEENLIECIRLGMLPTDIHPRRAAIALRAYFSGVMENWLFLPESFDLDQEAPSLVDAFIDMLHFSLALRKPTE
- the apt gene encoding adenine phosphoribosyltransferase, producing the protein MTTVTAQQAELIKNSIKSIPDYPKPGILFRDVTSLLEDPVAYAASIEMLANRYRNTGVTKVVGTEARGFLFGAPVALALGVGFVPVRKPGKLPRPTISESYELEYGSDTLEIHADAISAGDNVLVIDDLLATGGTLEATVKLIRRLGGSVNDAAFIINLFDLGGEQRLTEMGVTCYSLVDFPGH
- a CDS encoding efflux RND transporter permease subunit is translated as MAKFFIDRPIFAWVLAIMVMLTGLLAIVKLPIAQYPTIAPPAIEVTANYPGADASTLQDSVTQVIEQNMNGIDNLMYMSSSSDSSGTVQITLTFDAGTDADIAQVQVQNKLQLAMPLLPQEVQQQGVNVQKSSSSFLMVAAFISEDGKMSQEDIADYVAANVKDPISRTSGVGDAQLFGAQYAMRIWLDPNKLNNYQLTSGDVTAAIRVQNNQIAAGQLGGAPPVPGQQLNASIIAQTRLNSAEEFSKILLKVNADGSQVRLKDVARVELGAESYDTIARYNGQPAAGIGIKLATGANALDTATAVKNSLTKLEEFFPSGMKVVYPYDTTPFVKISINEVVKTLVEAVVLVFLVMYLFLQNFRATLIPTIAVPVVLLGTFAILSAFGYSINTLTMFAMVLAIGLLVDDAIVVVENVERVMAEEGLPPKEATKRSMEQIQGALVGIALVLSAVFVPMAFTGGSTGAIYRQFSITIVSAMVLSVLVALILTPALCATLLKPIAKGDHGEKKGFFGWFNRLFEKSTHHYTDSVANILRSTGRYLVIYLLIVVGLAVLFLRLPASFLPDEDQGVLLNIVQLPSGATQENTQKIMDRMTQYYLDNEKGNVKSVFTVTGFGFSGRGQNAGLAFASLSDWSERSGKENKVLAIAGRANAAFSQYKEAMVFAVNLPAIIELGTATGFDFQLIDQANLGHAKLTEARNQLLGMAAQRPDTLVQVRPNGMEDTPQFRLDIDQEKAQALGVSLSDISSTLATTLGGSYVNDFIDRGRVKKVYVQADAPFRMLPDDIKNWYIRGSNGQMVPFSAFTQSHWEYGSPRLERYNGQPSMQIQGEAAPGKSTGEAMALMEEFVTQLPQGIGYEWTGMSYQERLSGNQAPAIYAISLIVVFLCLAALYESWSIPFSVMLVVPLGIIGALIAANMTGLENDVYFKVGLLTTIGLSAKNAILIVEFAKDLMEKEGKGLIEATLDAVRMRLRPILMTSLAFILGVMPLVISSGAGSGAQNAVGTGVMGGMITATVLAIFFVPVFFVVVRRRFGKKVDDTTAH
- a CDS encoding efflux RND transporter periplasmic adaptor subunit — translated: MNKNRGLTPLAAVLMLSGGLMLAGCDSGNNQQGGAQQQMPEVGIVTLKTEALNVMTELPGRTSAYRIAEVRPQVGGIILKRNFVEGSDVKAGASLYQIDPATYQASYNSAKGSLAQAQAQAEIARLTVNRYKPLLGTNYVSKQDYDQAVATSRQADAAVQAAKAAVDTAQINLAYTKVNSPIEGRVGKSTVTEGALVATGQATALTTVQQLDPIYVDVTQSSNDFLQLKKELENGTLKQSEGKANVRLLLENGTEYTEAGTLEFSDVTVDETTGSITLRAIFPNPQHNLLPGMFVRARLDSGVNPTALLVPQQGVTRDPRGQATAMVVGEGDKVEPRTLKTSKAVGDKWLVTEGLKAGDRVIVTGLQKIRPGAQVKTKEVASENQQTPQASAEPAKS
- the rsmS gene encoding pleiotropic regulatory protein RsmS, producing the protein MSLENAPPDVKLAVDLIMLLEENQIEPRIALAALEIVRTDFEKKISQEEGDAKSSA
- the dnaX gene encoding DNA polymerase III subunit gamma/tau — encoded protein: MSYQVLARKWRPQTFTHVVGQEHVLTALANGLSLGRIHHAYLFSGTRGVGKTSIARLLAKGLNCEQGVTATPCGQCDNCREIEQGRFVDLIEIDAASRTKVEDTRDLLDNVQYAPARGRFKVYLIDEVHMLSRHSFNALLKTLEEPPPHVKFLLATTDPQKLPVTILSRCLQFHLKALDVEQIRAHLEQVLQAENLVSEPRALQLLARAADGSLRDALSLTDQAIAMGQGQVTTDSVSHMLGTLDDEQPLALIEALAKGDGAQVMSLLDQVAARGVDWESLLVETQTLLHRIAMVQLLPAALGDDYAAVEARMRELARALPPADVQLYYQTMLIGRKELPFAPDRRMGVEMTLLRALAFHPSQIIAEPVAPVNAAPVQAARAPSIIQPSLQTPAQQPVATTPATVRAPMPQSSESHEDVPSPSYSSEPPMDASAYAPPLGEMPASTGSADQYGESELPDATSQLLQARSQLLRKQGSTPPKKADPAASDNTRPATSALERLASVTERSIQRQNAKTSSSEPKKPEAYRWRAQNKVEEEKVDVATPKALRSALEHEKTPELAARLAEESLERDAWAAEIHRLTLPKLVQQLALNAFKESEEAGKIHLHLRSSQRHLNSPAAQKTLVDALMAYYGHPVELLITEDDNPAVRTPLEWRQAIYEEKLAQARQSILADTTIQTLRRFFDAELDEESIRPV
- a CDS encoding type B 50S ribosomal protein L31, coding for MKAGIHPDYRTVVFHDTSADVYYRTGSTIKTDRTIELEGTSYPYVTIDVSSASHPYYTGKQKEYSKEGSTARFQQRFGNFFK